In Thermoanaerobacterium xylanolyticum LX-11, the genomic window GTGTTATGGCATCTATGACGCCGCTTCCTGTCATTGGAGTTCCTGTAAAATCATCTACATTAGATGGCTTGGATTCGCTTTTATCTACTGTTCAAATGCCTCAGGGGATACCAGTTGCCACTGTTGCTATAGACGGAGCATACAATGCGGCATTGTTGGCAGTAGAGATACTTGGAGTAAAGTATCCTGAGATTATGGGAAAAGTCGTTGAGTACAAAAAGAATTTAGCAGAGGAAGTTATTGAGAAAGATAAAAAATTACAGGGGGAGATTTTATAATGGAAAAGCTAAACATGTTGTACGAAGGAAAAGCAAAAAAGGTCTATAAGACCACAGATGAAGATTATTACATTATTGAGTACAAAGATGATGCTACAGCATTTAACGGCATAAAAAAAGGTACTATTCAAAATAAAGGCGTGTTAAACAATGAAATATCTGCGATTTTGTTTGAGCTACTTGAAAAAGAAGGTATTCCAACACATTATGTAAAAAAACTTAATGACAGAGAAATGCTTGTTAAAAGCGCAAAAATCTATCCTATTGAAGTTTTAATAAGGAATTATGCGGCGGGAAGCATATCAAAGAGATTAGGAATAGAAGAAGGAACAAAACTTAAAAGGACGGTTTTAGAATTCTGCTACAAGAACGATGAACTTGGAGATCCTTTCATAAATGAATACCACATAGAAGCGATGGAATTAGCTACAAAGGAAGAAGTGGAAACTATAAAAGAATATTCTTTTAAGATCAATGATATACTTTCGAAATTTTTCACATCAAAAAACATCATTTTAGTAGATTTTAAATTGGAATTTGGCAAATCTAAAGATGGCATAGTTTTGGCTGATGAGATTTCACCGGATACGTGCAGATTTTGGGACAGTGTAACGAAGGAAAAACTGGATAAAGACAGGTTTAGAAGAGATCTCGGAAATGTAGAAGGAGCTTATGTGGAAGTATTGAATCGACTTGAAAAACAGTGAGGTAAAATTATGATTGAAACTGTAAAGTTAAAAGAAGAATGTGGAGTATTTGGAGCATTTAGCTTAAATAGCCCAATACATCACCATATATACTATGGACTTCAAGCACTGCAACATCGTGGTCAGGAGAGCGCAGGTATTGCTGTGCTAAAAGGCTCATATGTAAACTGCATAAAAGGCATGGGGCTTTTATTAGAGGTATTTTCTAAAGAAAACATAGATGACCTTGAAGGAAATGTTGGGATAGGTCATGTAAGATATTCGACTACTGGAAACAGCGATGCCTGCAATGCACAGCCATTTGTTGCGAATTTTAGCAGCGGATATATGGCTTTGGCCCATAACGGCAATTTGATAAACGCATTAGAGCTTAGAAAAGAGCTGGAAGAGGAAGGTAGGATTCTTCAGACTACATCTGACAGTGAGATAATACTTCATTTGATTGCTAAGTATTATCGCAACGGGCTTGTAGAATCTATTGTAAAAACGATAGAAAAGATTAAAGGCTCGTACGCATTGGTCATATTGATGGAAGACAAGCTAATTGGAATAAGAGATAAAAATGGCATTAGACCACTTTGCATAGGCGTAAAGGATGGCAATTACTATCTATCATCTGAATCATGTGCACTGGATGTGATTGGAGCAGAGCTTATCAGAGATGTAGAGCCTGGAGAGATAGTGATAATAGATAAAAGTGGTTTAAACTCTGTGAAAGTCGACACCTTTGAAAAAAAGATGCCATGTGTTTTTGAGTATATATACTTTTCAAGGCCTGACAGCGTCTTAGAAGGAGTCAGTGTTTATAAGGCAAGGTATGAGATGGGAAAGAGATTAGCCATTGAAAGCAGTGTAGATGCTGATTTGGTGGTACCTGTCCCTGATTCTGGAGTACCGGCTTCACGAGGATACTCTTTTCAATCAGGTATTCCAATAGGAGAGGGTCTTATCAAAAACAAGTATATAGGGCGAACCTTTATCTGTCCAAAACAGAAAGACAGAGAAATCGGTGTACGAGTCAAATTAAATGTCTTAAAAGAGCTGGTAAGGGATAAGAGAATCATATTGATTGACGATTCTATTGTACGAGGCACTACTATGAAAAGGCTTGTTTCCCTTTTAAAAAAAGGTGGTGCAAAAGAAGTGCACGTAAGGATAAGTTCTCCACCTGTTAAGTATTCATGTTATTTTGGAATAGATACTCCTACTAAGAAGGAACTGGTAGGTTCATACATGGAAGTGGAAGATATCAGGGATTACATTGGAGCAGATAGCTTAAGCTTTTTAAGCTTAGAAGGTCTAAGAGAAAGTGTGGCTTTAGAAAGCATCTGCGCAGCATGTTTTGATGGAAAGTATCCTATGGAAGTCCCAAAAGAAGGCAGCAAATACCTTTTCGAAAAAAAGTAAATTCAAGGAGGATGCCATGGACTACAAAGATGCTGGTGTAAATATTGATGAGGGAAACAAATTTGTAGAAATGATAAAACCTATTGCAAAAGCTACTATGAAAAGCGGCGTTTTAAATGGAATAGGCGGTTTTGGAGCTCTTTACCAATTGACAGATTATAAAAATCCTGTTTTGGTTTCAGGCACAGATGGCGTCGGGACAAAACTAAAGATTGCTTTTATGATGAAAAAGTACGATACTATAGGTATAGACTTAGTTGCCATGTGTGTAAATGATGTAATCGTCAGTGGTGCAAAACCTTTATTTTTCCTCGATTACTTTGCTACTGGGAAGTTACAAAGCGATGTAGGCATTGAAGTGATAAGAGGCATTGCAGCGGGATGCAGTGAAGCGGAATGTGCATTGATAGGAGGGGAAACGGCAGAGCTTCCAGGTATGTACAATGAAGGCGAATTTGACCTTGCTGGTTTTGCTGTAGGTGCTGTTGAGAAGGATGAGATAATTGATGGCAGAAATATTGAAGTTGGTGATGCAATAATAGGGCTTGCATCATCAGGGATACACTCAAATGGATATTCATTGGTGAGAAAAGTCTTGTTTGATTTAGGTAAAATGAGCACTGATGATTATGTAGAAGAATACGGGTTATCGTTAGGGGAGGTCATTTTAAAGCCTACCAGAATATATGTGAAGGCTTTTAAATCCTTAAAAGGCATAAGCATTAAAGGAATGGCTCACATAACAGGTGGAGGGTTTATAGACAATATACCGAGGACGCTTAAGGATGGTGTTTCTGCTAAATTAGACAAAAATTCATGGGATGTTCCGCATATATTCAAATTGATAAAAGACATCGGAAAAATTGACGACATGGAAATGTACAGGACGTTTAACATGGGGATTGGAATGATTATTATTGTCCCAAGTCATCAGTGCGATGATGCAATAAATCGCCTAAAAGCTGCAGGTGAGAAACCATTTATAATAGGAGAAATTGTAAATGGTAAAAAAGAGGTATTGCTATGAGATTATTAGTTATGGCGTCAGGAAATGGTACTGACTTTCAGTCTATCATAGATGGCATTAAAAGCGGATATATCAACGCTGAAATTGTAGCACTTATTAGCGACAAAGAAGGAGCATATGCTTTAAAAAGAGCAGAAATGAATAATATACCTGCTTACTGCATTCCAAAGAAGAAGCTAAAGGACAAATTTTATAAAGAGCTTGCCAATGTTGTCAATGAGATAAATCCAGATGGGATAATCTTGGCAGGTTTTATAACGATATTGAATGAGGAAATCGTAAATAAATATCACAATAGGATAATAAACATACATCCATCTTTAATACCATCGTTCTGCGGCAAAGGGTACTATGGAATAAATGTCCACAAGGCTGTCGTTGATTACGGTGTGAAATACACTGGCTGCACAGTGCATTTTGTTGATTCAGGAGCAGATACGGGGCCTATCATAATGCAAGATGTGGTAAAGGTTGAAGATGATGATACACCTGAGACAGTAGCATCTAAAGTTTTAAAGCTGGAGCACAAATTGTTGCCTTATGCTGTAAAGCTGTTTACTGAAGGAAGGCTTAAAGTTGAAGGAAGAAAGGTTTATATAAAAGAGGAGGTATGATGATGTCAAAGAGAGCATTGATAAGTGTATCTAAAAAAGATGGAATTGTAGACTTTGCAAAAAAGTTAGATGAAATGGGATATGAGATATTATCGACTGGCGGCACTTACAAGCTGTTAAAGGATATGGGCATAAACGCTTTAAAAGTCTCAGATGTTACAGGGTTTCCTGAGATCTTAGACGGCAGAGTCAAGACACTGCATCCTAAGATACATGGTGGACTTTTAGCTATAAGAGATGATGAAAACCACAGAAAACAGTTGGAGGAAAATGGGATAAAACCTATCGACATAGTAGCAGTAAATTTGTATCCTTTTAAGGAGACGATACTGAAAAATGATGTTACGCTGGAAGATGCAATAGAGAATATAGACATCGGCGGACCGTCCATGATTAGAGCTGCAGCGAAAAACTACAAATACGTGACAGTCTTAGTTGACCCTTATGACTACGACAAAGTCGTTGAAGAAATAAAAGAATACGGGAATACGAAGGAAGAAACAAGGTTCTATCTTGCTATGAAAGCATTTGGACATACTGCCTCATACGATTCACTTATATACAATTATCTTTTGGATAAAAATAGTGTAGAGTTTCCTGACACAATAACTTTTTCTTTTGAGAAATCGCAGGACATGAGATATGGCGAGAATCCGCATCAAAAAGCTGCATTTTACAAAAACTCATTAAAATCTTTTGGAATATCTGAATGCGTAAAGCTGCACGGAAAAGAGCTTTCTTTCAACAATATAAACGACGCAAATGCTGCGATTGAACTGTTAAAAGAATTTGATGAACCTGCTGCAGTGGCAGTAAAGCATACAAATCCATGTGGCGTTGCAGTTGCAGACAACATATATGATGCGTATAAAAAAGCCTATGAATGCGATCCGGTTTCAATATTTGGCGGTATTGTGGCGTTTAACCGCACATTAGATGCAAATACGGCTTTAGAGCTTTCAAAGATATTTTTAGAGATAATAATAGCTCCTGACTTTGAGGAAGAAGCGTTGGCAATTCTTGAGAAAAAGAAAAATGTCAGAATTCTCAAGCTTTTAGGTGGATACGTAAAAGAGTACGATTTGAAGAAGGTAGAAGGCGGAATATTAGTTCAGGAAAAAGATGAAGTTGACTTGTACGATGATAAACTGACTGTTGTCACAAAAAATGCTCCCACTGAAGGTGAGCTTAAGGATTTAAGGTTTGCTTGGAAAGTTGTAAAGCATGTGAAATCAAATGCCATCGTTTTGGCTAAAGACGGGATGACGGTTGGAATTGGAGCTGGACAGGTGAACCGCATTTGGCCGACAGAGCAGTCTATAAAACAAGCAGGTGAAAAGGCAAAGGGAAGTGTGCTGGCTTCAGATGCGTTTTTCCCATTCCCTGATGTTGTGGAAGAAGCAGCGAAAGCGGGTATTACATCTATTATCCAGCCTGGCGGATCTATAAATGATAATGCATCGATTGATGCGGCAGATAAAGCCGGGATTTCAATGATATTTACAGGCATAAGGCACTTTAAGCATTAAATAGAAGCCCCAATTGTTTGGAGGAGAGAATATGAATGTTCTTGTTATAGGTGGCGGTGGCAGAGAGCATGCCATAGTTAAAAAGATCAGCGAAAGCAAAAGGGTAGATAAGATTTATTGTGCTCCTGGGAATGGTGGTATTTCGGATATAGCGGAATGCATCGATATAAATGTATCTGATGTGGAGAAGCTTAAGAAATTCGCTATTGACAATAATGTTGACTTGACTATTGTAGGGCCTGAAGTCCCACTGATGAAAGGCATAGTGGATGAATTCGAAAACAGCGGACTTAGAATTTTCGGACCAAGAAGGGACGCTGCTGCTATCGAAGGCAGCAAATACTTTACAAAACTACTGCTTCATAAGTACAACATTCCTACAGCCAGATTTAAGGCTTTTGACAGATACGATGCGGCATTAAACTTTTTGAAGGATGTATGGTATCCTGTGGTCATAAAGGCGGACGGATTGGCGCAAGGTAAAGGGGTGTTTTTAGTATACAGCTATAAAGGTGCAAAAGAAGCTTTAGACATACTTATGAAGGAAAAACGGTTTGGAACATCTGGTGACACTGTGATAATAGAAGAGATGCTTTTCGGCAGAGAAGTCTCTGTGTTGGCATTTACTGATGGAAAGACGATAGTCCCGATGGTATCTGCTATGGATTACAAGAGAATTTACGATGGGGATAAAGGACCAAACACAGGAGGCATGGGCAATATAGCTCCAAATCCTTATTTCGATGATAAATTGCTTAGTGTTGTGGTGGATACAATATTAAAACCAGTCATAACTTCGCTGAAAAAAGAAGGAATAGTCTATAAAGGAGTTCTTTATGCTGGGTTAATACTCACAGAAGATGGACCGAAGGTTTTAGAATTCAATGCAAGATTTGGAGATCCTGAAACACAAGTTGTCCTTCCGCTTTTGAAAACAGATCTTGTTGATATAGTAGAGGCTATAATTGATGAAAAGCTTAGTGATGTAAAAATAGAATGGGAGGATAAAAAGGCTGTTTGCGTAGTAGCAGCGTCAGAAGGTTACCCTGGTGAGTTTAATACAGGATATGATATAACAGGTGTCGAAAATACAGATGGCGTTTTTGTCTACCATGCAGGAACTACAATAAAAGATGGTAAGTACAAAACATCTGGTGGGAGAGTATTGGAAGTCACCGCGCTGGGAAATACTTACCAAGAGGCCAGAAAAAAGGCTTATGATGAGCTTAAGAAGATACACTTTGAAGGAATGTACTATAGAAACGATATAGGTACCGTTTGAAAGTAAACCCGTATGGTTTTGCCATGCGGGTTTTTTGCATATTTGTTATCAATCCACACTTTTTGTGATATTATATAATAGAATATCAACAAAATAGGATGTGGTGAAATGGATAGAAGACCGATAGGAGTGTTTGACTCAGGTGTAGGCGGACTTACGGTATTGAAGAAGTTGAAGGAACTATTGCCAAATGAAGATTACATATATTTTGGTGATACGAAAAGAGTGCCGTACGGCGATAAGTCTAAAGGTGAAATAGAAATGTATGCAAGGCAAATAATCAATTTTATGAATGAGAAAAATACGAAGATAATAGTGATTGCTTGCAATACTACGTGTGCTTCAATTGATAAAGATGAATATAAGGAAATTCTTTTTAGTGTGCTGGAAGCTGGAGCTGAAAGCGCTGCAGACATTACAAAGAACAATAAAGTTGGTGTTATCGCCACGACGAGGACGGTAGAAAGCGGCAGCTATGAAAAAAGCATAAGGCTTAAAAATGGCGATGTAGATGTTTTTCAAAAAGCTTGTCCGGGATTTGTTCCGTTGGTAGAAAAAGGGCTATCAGAAAGTGACGAGTCATTTAAATTGGCAAAAGAGTATTTAAAAGCT contains:
- the purE gene encoding 5-(carboxyamino)imidazole ribonucleotide mutase, with protein sequence MAKVAVVMGSDSDFPLMKKALDVFKQFGIDYDVRVISAHRTPDVAHDFAKNAAYRGYEVIIAAAGKAAHLAGVMASMTPLPVIGVPVKSSTLDGLDSLLSTVQMPQGIPVATVAIDGAYNAALLAVEILGVKYPEIMGKVVEYKKNLAEEVIEKDKKLQGEIL
- the purC gene encoding phosphoribosylaminoimidazolesuccinocarboxamide synthase, translating into MEKLNMLYEGKAKKVYKTTDEDYYIIEYKDDATAFNGIKKGTIQNKGVLNNEISAILFELLEKEGIPTHYVKKLNDREMLVKSAKIYPIEVLIRNYAAGSISKRLGIEEGTKLKRTVLEFCYKNDELGDPFINEYHIEAMELATKEEVETIKEYSFKINDILSKFFTSKNIILVDFKLEFGKSKDGIVLADEISPDTCRFWDSVTKEKLDKDRFRRDLGNVEGAYVEVLNRLEKQ
- the purF gene encoding amidophosphoribosyltransferase, which codes for MIETVKLKEECGVFGAFSLNSPIHHHIYYGLQALQHRGQESAGIAVLKGSYVNCIKGMGLLLEVFSKENIDDLEGNVGIGHVRYSTTGNSDACNAQPFVANFSSGYMALAHNGNLINALELRKELEEEGRILQTTSDSEIILHLIAKYYRNGLVESIVKTIEKIKGSYALVILMEDKLIGIRDKNGIRPLCIGVKDGNYYLSSESCALDVIGAELIRDVEPGEIVIIDKSGLNSVKVDTFEKKMPCVFEYIYFSRPDSVLEGVSVYKARYEMGKRLAIESSVDADLVVPVPDSGVPASRGYSFQSGIPIGEGLIKNKYIGRTFICPKQKDREIGVRVKLNVLKELVRDKRIILIDDSIVRGTTMKRLVSLLKKGGAKEVHVRISSPPVKYSCYFGIDTPTKKELVGSYMEVEDIRDYIGADSLSFLSLEGLRESVALESICAACFDGKYPMEVPKEGSKYLFEKK
- the purM gene encoding phosphoribosylformylglycinamidine cyclo-ligase, translated to MDYKDAGVNIDEGNKFVEMIKPIAKATMKSGVLNGIGGFGALYQLTDYKNPVLVSGTDGVGTKLKIAFMMKKYDTIGIDLVAMCVNDVIVSGAKPLFFLDYFATGKLQSDVGIEVIRGIAAGCSEAECALIGGETAELPGMYNEGEFDLAGFAVGAVEKDEIIDGRNIEVGDAIIGLASSGIHSNGYSLVRKVLFDLGKMSTDDYVEEYGLSLGEVILKPTRIYVKAFKSLKGISIKGMAHITGGGFIDNIPRTLKDGVSAKLDKNSWDVPHIFKLIKDIGKIDDMEMYRTFNMGIGMIIIVPSHQCDDAINRLKAAGEKPFIIGEIVNGKKEVLL
- the purN gene encoding phosphoribosylglycinamide formyltransferase; translated protein: MRLLVMASGNGTDFQSIIDGIKSGYINAEIVALISDKEGAYALKRAEMNNIPAYCIPKKKLKDKFYKELANVVNEINPDGIILAGFITILNEEIVNKYHNRIINIHPSLIPSFCGKGYYGINVHKAVVDYGVKYTGCTVHFVDSGADTGPIIMQDVVKVEDDDTPETVASKVLKLEHKLLPYAVKLFTEGRLKVEGRKVYIKEEV
- the purH gene encoding bifunctional phosphoribosylaminoimidazolecarboxamide formyltransferase/IMP cyclohydrolase; this translates as MSKRALISVSKKDGIVDFAKKLDEMGYEILSTGGTYKLLKDMGINALKVSDVTGFPEILDGRVKTLHPKIHGGLLAIRDDENHRKQLEENGIKPIDIVAVNLYPFKETILKNDVTLEDAIENIDIGGPSMIRAAAKNYKYVTVLVDPYDYDKVVEEIKEYGNTKEETRFYLAMKAFGHTASYDSLIYNYLLDKNSVEFPDTITFSFEKSQDMRYGENPHQKAAFYKNSLKSFGISECVKLHGKELSFNNINDANAAIELLKEFDEPAAVAVKHTNPCGVAVADNIYDAYKKAYECDPVSIFGGIVAFNRTLDANTALELSKIFLEIIIAPDFEEEALAILEKKKNVRILKLLGGYVKEYDLKKVEGGILVQEKDEVDLYDDKLTVVTKNAPTEGELKDLRFAWKVVKHVKSNAIVLAKDGMTVGIGAGQVNRIWPTEQSIKQAGEKAKGSVLASDAFFPFPDVVEEAAKAGITSIIQPGGSINDNASIDAADKAGISMIFTGIRHFKH
- the purD gene encoding phosphoribosylamine--glycine ligase; its protein translation is MNVLVIGGGGREHAIVKKISESKRVDKIYCAPGNGGISDIAECIDINVSDVEKLKKFAIDNNVDLTIVGPEVPLMKGIVDEFENSGLRIFGPRRDAAAIEGSKYFTKLLLHKYNIPTARFKAFDRYDAALNFLKDVWYPVVIKADGLAQGKGVFLVYSYKGAKEALDILMKEKRFGTSGDTVIIEEMLFGREVSVLAFTDGKTIVPMVSAMDYKRIYDGDKGPNTGGMGNIAPNPYFDDKLLSVVVDTILKPVITSLKKEGIVYKGVLYAGLILTEDGPKVLEFNARFGDPETQVVLPLLKTDLVDIVEAIIDEKLSDVKIEWEDKKAVCVVAASEGYPGEFNTGYDITGVENTDGVFVYHAGTTIKDGKYKTSGGRVLEVTALGNTYQEARKKAYDELKKIHFEGMYYRNDIGTV
- the murI gene encoding glutamate racemase, translating into MDRRPIGVFDSGVGGLTVLKKLKELLPNEDYIYFGDTKRVPYGDKSKGEIEMYARQIINFMNEKNTKIIVIACNTTCASIDKDEYKEILFSVLEAGAESAADITKNNKVGVIATTRTVESGSYEKSIRLKNGDVDVFQKACPGFVPLVEKGLSESDESFKLAKEYLKALNDEGIDTLVLGCTHYPILLNAIKNAAREDVLIVDPAVRLSHDVMNYLKENDMLNLTGGVTHYFVSGDAKKFVDVAKLILNEDIENISYVDIEKY